The segment GTCTaagggtctaactggtgaccatctCGGGAATAGTAGGAACgaaaaggaaaagaattgatgggaataaaattatgggaatgatgaggaacggttattccatatcaaatttagtgaggaataaatttgttctttaattctctacaataaaaggaatgagaaggaaTGAAAAGGAATGACTATTCctaatgaatggtaaaatttgttaggaacattaaggaatgcattattccttttcattccttggtcaccagttagaccctaAATGAGATGAAATACTATATGAGAAAGTCTCAAACATCTCAATTTTGATCATAAAAGACATAGTCTGTTAATATTATTTCCAGTAGAGATGGCCTAGCTAAACGGTAGATCACATTAGAAATTCTAATTCTATAGGCTTGGATTAAAATCACAAaccaaactctctctctcataaGAAGCTTTCATCACTCGCTGACCCCTTCCACGAGTTCAACCTTGACTTGAGCAGAGCTGCTTGGCTTGGATTCACCTCTCTCTTTCAAGATGCTTGACTTGAGCTGCTTTTCATCGTAAACACTGAGATCCTCAACATAGTCAACAAAGACACGAACCCTCCCACGAGTCCCAATCGCTTCCAGCTTATCTCCAAACCCTTGCACTTGAACGCTTCTGAGAGCGTTCTTCTCCAGATCAAAGAAGAAGACGTGGTAAACCTTCGCAGTGTAGTCCATAGCCAAAACAATCTCACCTCCCTCAGTCATCCCGGCAACAGAGAAATTGCAACGACGAACAATCTTCTCCTCAGACAAAACGTAAACAGACTTCACCCACTCTTTCATCTCGACAACATCTTCAAGAACCCACAAAGACAACTCAAGAACAatcttctcatcatcatcatcacctttAACGTACTTCCAGTTAACACCAGCTAATTTCCCCTTGTAGTTAATCAAGTTAACAGCCTCTTGGCCAGCAAAGCAATCAGCTTCGATGAACTCAAACTCCTCAGACCGAACATCAAAGCGAACAACCACACGTGTCGAATCATCAAAGTTATCAGCTAAGTAATACAAAACCCCGTCGATCTGAATCGCTTCAGACAAACAATGGGAGTATTGTGGACCATCCTTCACCCTCCAACTCAACTCTTCACCTCCTTCTCCTAAAGACAGAACCTGATGGTGATTCCTTTGACTACAAAACGGATATTCTTCCGACATAACCTTGAACTGTTTTCCGACAGGGTCAAACCCTAGAAAAGCTCGCGACTTTCTGTAGATGGTCAGGTAAGGTAAAGTCGCGTACTTTCCGGTGACGGGGTTGCAGACCACAGGGTTGGTGTCGTCGCTTTTACCCGGCACCCACATGTCGGGGAAGAGGATCAAACCGGAAGCGTAGCTGCAGAGGTATTGGCTCACGTCTCCGGCGAACTTGGTGTGAAACTCAGCTGTTACTACCGGAGAATGAGAGGGCTGAGGCTGAGGGGAGATGAAGAAGGTCCAGTGACCGTCACGCTCGACGGCGAACAAGAGACGCGGGCGAGTTGAGGAGTGAGTGAGGAAGCGTTCGGCGAAATCTGGAGTGCTGAGGATGGAGGACCATTGCTTCGAGAGAGTGCGACATTTGGCGGCTGATTTGGCCGGGAGTCTCGCGAAGATGTCGGTGGTGATGTCTGTTGTGAAGAAGGGATTCATCGTATTTGTTTTTGTTGCCTTGTCACTGCTGTGTAGGGCAAAGTGTGTCGGGCGAATAAAATAATTCACATGTGAGACTTTTTGacctagttttttttaatttatatgttgaTCTCATGAAGGTGGGCTTGTAACTTTATTTAGGCCCAATATTCATGGAGAAAAGCCCATTTCTTGTACCGTTTCCTTTCATTGTGTGAAGAGATATATACCAAAGTAAGGCTCTTTTAGACAAAGACCAAATAGTGATTTGTTTGATTGTTAAAAGAAGAGAGTGAGAGTTGTCGTAgctgaaaccaaaacaaaaggaGCCTGTCATTACAAGTAACTTGGCAAATCCACCAAAAAACAATGGTTGCTGATTATTAGTCGCTGCAAAGCCATACTTTTCATTCATTATTCCGAACTGAGTGTGTAGAATTTTAAACTGGTTGCTGATTATTAGTTCTACTAGGTCAAAAAACAATGTAACTGCAAAGAGTAAAACATCAAATTAACAGGTCATAGTGAGATTTAACAAGTTGAGAATGACGAGCCATGCCAAAATACACGCAAAAAAAAGGTCTATTGTGTAAAAATGCCATACCAAATTGCAGGCATAATGATCACAAAACCAAAGTCTAGTCACTCTTTATAGCGTTTATGACCTTACACATTTCATGTCACTTTGTTTGTTTTCTCAGTGTCATTATTTAACAGGATCTCTACGCCACTCAATGCTTAAAAGAGACATTATCAATTGAGAAAACCATCCTAGTTACCACTACATACACCATTCGATGCTTAAAAAAAGCTATAGTAGTAAACAAAGAAACAGATTCAGCTTTGTTCAGCTACCCAACTACTACTCATATCAGTTGGTAAtaagaaacagaaacaacatTCCGACAAAACCCAAGAAAGAACCAATACTCTGTTCCAAGTCTTAGATGTCGGAAACCTGGATCATTCACAATGACTAATACCCCTACTATCACGCTATAAGAATCTCAACTCAGAAGAAAACCATGCCTGAGATTGCACGACCAGAGAAGGGCTTCATGTCTCACCGGAAGATGTCGGACCTTTGGTCCGCCTGAGTTTGTGCAGACGAAGACGCATCTCGGTGAAGAGCTGCATCCTATGGCACTCCAACTCCTTGGCGAATCGCATCCTCTGCTTCTCCAGCTCCACCatctccttcctcttcctctcctcCACCCTCTCGTATATCTCCCCAAGCCTCTCTATTGCTTCGGCTACTTCCCTGTACCCTCGCTTCTCCTCGCGCTTCCTCCTCTTCCCTCCTCCTCCGCTCGATCTCGACCTCGACCCATCTGAATCATCTCCATACGCCGGAGAATacgccgccgccgccgcagcCGCCGCGAACGCGTTGAGATTCCCGCGAATTCCGAGCAAATTCTCCCCTCCGATTCGCATAATCGCCGGCGACGGCGCCGGACGTCTGGGGATCGCCGATCGTGGAGCGACCGGAACCGGAACGATCGCCATCGGCAGCGACGGAGTAGAGCTAGACGCCGGGAAGGTTTCTCCGAGAAGGTCGTCGAGATCGGAGAAGAAAGGCCACGAGCTGACGTAGCCAGCGCCGCCGGCGCCGGAAGCCCTAGCTTTCTCGACTTTGTACTTCTTCTTCAGCGTGTCGATCCGGTTTTTACACTGGACGTCGGTGCGGCGGGGCTGCGATTTGGCGGCGGAGACGTTTCGGCCGGTGTTGAAGTGACGGCCGTTGACGGCGTTGGCCACCTCTTGCCAGTGATTCTGACGGAGACCGCCGCGGCTGAGGCCGACGTAGCGAGAGCCCCAGGCTTGGATTAGCGTGAAGGTCGCTTCCTCGCTCCAGCAATCTTCTCGGGGAAGCGACGACGGGGAAGGACGGGAAGATCCCGGAGAAAAGGAACCGTTGACGGCGTGCTTCATACGGTTAACGACGGGAGTTGGATCGGAGAAGATGAACAGTGAGGATGAGAGTAACGGAGGTGGACGGTGACGGTAACGGAATTGAGGAGGGGAGGAATTTAAAAAAACCagtgttgttttttttgctttgtgtGCATGTAGTAAGCCGTGAGTCAGCTAAACGAGCCAGCCTcaggtaatttatatataaaaaatatatgttgcTAATTTGTgtaatttaggaaaaaaaaaacttcttacAAATTTTGGTGAATACAGTTTAACTTTTCAATTAAGTATttattgaaataatatataggtGAGAATGTCTAGTCACCTTTGATTATCTTTAgttctttaagttttttttttcaaatgtatgACACTTATTTACACGTTTTTATGatcttttatttctaaaaaaattaaactattctagtataaaaaattaactattcTAGCAtaaattttgttgattttttgtaCCATGTGATATTTATTCCTTATGTTTAAAATGAAATTGAGTGaaatacctatatatatatatacgtatctAACCTTGTTTAAttcttatgatttttatatattttccaaCAATGTAATGTAAGAAATGAATTGGtatttatctatactattatttatgaagtaattttgcttacttgtcatattctccatgattttagctaattttgtttatttatcatatttttattaagtttaagctaaattatcattgatgtattatttgttttgagctgagtcactaaatcattaatttaaaataatagccttgatgaatattctatattttatataaataaaaacgaattttattttattaatattaaatttatatgttatattagcttttcttatttgtcatatttttattaggttttagacttttagataggttattaatttattattagtttctaactattcactaatttattttaatgatataaagtttatatgttatatgctatattaaataattgattacaaaataatattttagaattatcaaaaagataattcttctatatatattctttttgtgcctatctgaaaacaatatattttctaaactatctctaagatatgagtgttttaaaaaaatttaacacaataataaatatatattttaattaaaagtatttgacatatataaatattttgatgtttgatttaactatttaaaaacataaataataacttattatgctgcttttagattaataagacataagctaataaatatttataagaaatttatgcccacatgtgcgggcaaaacacctagtatactCTAAAATGGTAtctaaatgttatttttttccaCTGATGAAATTTTCAGAAAccgaagatgaaaatcaaggtTACTAACTcatactatatatatgattagTTGGATGTATGGTTCTAGTTCTCTTTtaatagttgacaaaaaaaaagttctctTTTAATATTCATACAGTGCAATACTAAGTGATGTCAAGTAAAATTTGTTCAAACTATAGCATTTTTGCTAAGAGATTGATGCATTGCTATACTAGAAAGATTATAATGCAAGTGATAGGCTTGAAGAGTCACACAAAATACGATTAGAAACTTGGAAttgcctttttcaaaaaaaaaaaacttggactTGTCTTAAATCTAAAAGCAATGCAAGGGTACCAAGTAAGTACTACTAACCTTATGGGGCTTTACATCCTATTTAAGTAGGCTAAGTCATATAATAACTCATAGCCAGCTTCACGTGGTCCAGTATGAATACTAAAAAGAACTGAAAGTTCGTTGATCATTTAGTGGAGAAACCCAGCAAACTAAAAAgtatacttttgttttttctttttcaaaaggTTTTGATGTTACTAATGGTGCAATGACAAAACAGAAAAGAGTTCCACAAAGCTTGTTGCGGATATGAAAGCGCCCAAAAGTTCTTTTGTACAAACTCAAAGAAGAAAATCGAAAACCTCTTCTTGCTGCAAAGTTTCTATTCACAGAAaggaaaacaagattttgagAGAAGTTAGCAAAGCGAGTACTCGCAGTCCAGCAAACGAGAAAGTATCTCATTGCAGGTGGGTCTTTGTTCCGGTTCTGTCCAACAAtctgcaaacaaacaaacacaaagactcagtaataaaaatttaagaaaagaaaaacaaaagtttgaTAAGTCACAAGACCTGCAATAAGCTTTCCCAACGGCCCTTCAGGAATCTCAAGACGAGCTCCCTCATAAGCAATAGCGTAAACAACCTGATGAAATATGCAGAAACTGGTTATACATGTACATAACATTGTCACTATGGTGGAGTCTTCTTCTTAGTAAGTTATGTTACCCGTTCAGGCGGTACTCCTTCCCAAGGTCTGGTTAAAGTGCAGAGTTCCCACATGATAACACCTAAGCTGAAGATATCACACTTTTCAGAGAAGGGCTCATTGCGGATAAGTTCAGGAGCCATCCACTCTGGAGTTCCTGCAGAGACTGCATCTCTCATCGTCGTCCCTGTCATTATTCTCGATAGCCCAAAATCGCAGATCTTGACTGTCAATTTGCTGCTCAAAAGACAGTTTGCGCTTTTTATATCACGGTGTACTATTCCCATTCGATGTATGCACATCAACCCCCTtcgtgataaaaaaaaaactatatatcaaTTTGGGAAGGAATCGTGAAACTTTTTGTAAGAAAGAATGAAATTTACCGGCAAATGTCACGCAGCATCTTTAGCTTCCTCCGCCAGCTTAGCTTCTTCTTTTGTCCACTCAAATGCAGCAAATTATACAAAGATCCCATTTCCATGTACTCAGTGATCAGCGATAACCGTGGAGGCCTTGTGCATGCTCCAAGGAACAGTATAACTACAAGAAAAGATCCCTGTTAGTGAAAACTGATACTATAGATGTTTCAAATGAAATTTACAGAAATAGATGAGTACCGTTTGGATGTCGTAGTCGGCTGGTAGTTATatggatagagagagagaatacaGGAAATAAAGTCAGAAGATGAGTCCAGAACTTTATGCTATATTTGAATAAAACAGACAAAGTCTAGAGCCATACCTAAGAATCGATATCTCATTGCAGAAATCTTCCATGTTCTCGGCTGTAAGGTCTTGCTCAAGGAACACTTTGATCGCAACGTCTGTTCCATTCCAGACCCCACGGAAGACTTCTCCGAAAAATCCTTGaagtaagaataaaaaaaagaaatttagttGGGCTGCTTATACAAAAGTAAATTAAGTGAAGGATAATTAAAACACAAGATGAAAGCCATAGTCAATTTTCTTGAAGGTATGGCCAACAATTTTTGAAGGATGCATAAACCCAATTCAAAAACATTGAGCTCAAAATTTACCAATTCCAACACGAATCCCAACCGTCAGCTCAGAAAAGTCTATGTTCCATTCTTCATATGGTAGCAATGGTTTGTTCTGGAACATGGGAGATCCCAATACTTTATCCCAAATGTGGCTTATATTACGATGTGATGATCCACTCCGTTCATAGGATTGGCCTCGGTAGTTTTGGGGAGATGTAGGTAGTGATATTGCCTTCTGTGGATCCAGTGGTTCCCTGGAAAGGGTCGACCTTCCTCCAGACACTTGGTCATGGGCATCAAGATGGAAACCAGAGACCTAAATGCAGAAATGTCTAGTTAAGCCACAAAAATTCACAAGTCTATCCAAATTGAGTAAACGTTTCCAGAATCATAATTTTATGTATGTTACAACATCAAACAAATTCACTTGTAATTGATTATTGCGCGTTACTGAAACAGAAAATGGATGCCTTATTTTAATTTCCTACGGATTCAACCAGCATTTTTGTAGGAGTTCAACCTTCATATCGTGAAATTCATAATTCCCGTTTCAACCTGGTTGACGAGAAAAGAGACATAAGATGCTGTTGCATCCCAAGTTCCTTTGTTTTCAGtattttaaattctataattAAAAGCTATCATAGCCAAAATATCTTTAGTGATCGATGTATCAATAAGCTTTATTTTATACAGATATTTACGTACACTTTTCTGGAGATGAGGGCCCTCCGCTCTGTCATTTGGAGAGCTAGGAGATGAACTATCATCACATTGCTCTTTTGAGAGGCGGTTCTGCTTCAATGCTTCATTCATCGCTCGTACTGCCCTGAAAAAGATTGGCAAGTAACTTTTACACAAAAAGTTATCAATAAAATTACACAAATAGTGGAGCTCCTTGTTCAACACAGTTAATGTTCTATACGTCTTAATGTAAATGCACTTACGCACTGAGGGCACGATCATTGAAAATTGCTACAACTTATATGGAATGTTTTATAGATTCCACTGGTACGGTAAGAATGTTACAACTAATTTGGTCGGAAGTGTAGCATATATGAAATAAACAATTGAGAAAGAAAAGATAAAGTGAAACTGAATAGCTACAACCTATATTAAAGATAGCTTTGGATTTATTGAAACAAGAGAAGGTTGTTAATAGGGGAACTATATATGTAACCAAGATGCAGACATTTCGAAAACTATCATACTGGCGCCATGCATATGAAGGTCAATGAGCCAATAATAACTACCCACCTGACGATATCATCACCAATCTCAGGAGTTATGCTAATGCTTCTCCTCCTTATTCTCTTTGTTTCCAATTTCGCTCCTCCAACAGATTTAGAGCTGCATATGAATACATAAGACTATTTAACAAACTTAAGGCACACGAACATTAGTTCTCTGACCCTATTTTATTAAATCAGAGACTAGGCAAAAGAACTCCGTAAGCACTAAACCAGACTAACATACACTGTGTTCTCTTGTAGCAATAAttgtatgttttaaaaattgaaagGTCAAATCATACGCAAAGTAAACAAAACCAACCTTGATGTGGCAACATTGCCGGTGACATCTTGTGCCAAGTTCTTGTCGCCACTTAGCATGGACTTTGTACGTGTTCGGAAGGAAAGATGCTCGGGGCTGCCGTTGATACAAATAAACCATCtaagaaattgaagaaaaatggaATTTTGAATGATGAAGAAATCCAAACATCAAACTGGGATGAGAGTAACCTGGAACCAGCAGTTCTCTGATCAGCAATGACCTTTCTCCGGTTCTGCCGCCAAAACTCATTCGCAATGTTTGACTCGCTCGGTGATAAACTAGAGAAtagaatatacaaatattaatgCATTGTCATCTATTCCATTCCTCAGCTTAAATAGGACATAAGACATCTTTAAACCTGGGTTGGTTCATAACACAAAAGCAAATAACAAAGGCTTATCACCTTAATTTTCTCTCCAGCGTGGAGGCAGATCGTAACAGCGTATTCCTTGATGGTGGACCAGACATAATTGGAGACCCTTCCAGTTTCCTATGAAACAGAAGGTTTTCGTCTTTTTCTGCACTGTACAACAACAATAATAAGAAACTCTACACACCAAAACCCTGAGCATTAAGAAAAAGGTTGAGTAAATTATGGTATGCGCTACAATTTAAAACTAGTTGCAAGTTCTTGCAGTTAGATTTAACAGTTTAAAGTTCCAATTACTACTTACTTTTCATGATCTGAATAGCCAAACATGGGACTGTTTGGCTCCAACGGTGAATCGCAAGAGTCATTCTCTGCAGAATCACTCTCCCCTGCCGCTGAGATATGACTCATAAATATTGCCTTGGTTGATAGAGGAATAAGCTGACCAGGAAACCGCATTAGATCAACCAGCATTTCCACAGAATTAAGAAGAACAGTAACAGAAATATGACTGTATGAGTCTACATTCTCAGCAGC is part of the Raphanus sativus cultivar WK10039 chromosome 5, ASM80110v3, whole genome shotgun sequence genome and harbors:
- the LOC108857647 gene encoding F-box protein At3g57590, giving the protein MNPFFTTDITTDIFARLPAKSAAKCRTLSKQWSSILSTPDFAERFLTHSSTRPRLLFAVERDGHWTFFISPQPQPSHSPVVTAEFHTKFAGDVSQYLCSYASGLILFPDMWVPGKSDDTNPVVCNPVTGKYATLPYLTIYRKSRAFLGFDPVGKQFKVMSEEYPFCSQRNHHQVLSLGEGGEELSWRVKDGPQYSHCLSEAIQIDGVLYYLADNFDDSTRVVVRFDVRSEEFEFIEADCFAGQEAVNLINYKGKLAGVNWKYVKGDDDDEKIVLELSLWVLEDVVEMKEWVKSVYVLSEEKIVRRCNFSVAGMTEGGEIVLAMDYTAKVYHVFFFDLEKNALRSVQVQGFGDKLEAIGTRGRVRVFVDYVEDLSVYDEKQLKSSILKERGESKPSSSAQVKVELVEGVSE
- the LOC108859086 gene encoding trihelix transcription factor ENAP1, encoding MKHAVNGSFSPGSSRPSPSSLPREDCWSEEATFTLIQAWGSRYVGLSRGGLRQNHWQEVANAVNGRHFNTGRNVSAAKSQPRRTDVQCKNRIDTLKKKYKVEKARASGAGGAGYVSSWPFFSDLDDLLGETFPASSSTPSLPMAIVPVPVAPRSAIPRRPAPSPAIMRIGGENLLGIRGNLNAFAAAAAAAAYSPAYGDDSDGSRSRSSGGGGKRRKREEKRGYREVAEAIERLGEIYERVEERKRKEMVELEKQRMRFAKELECHRMQLFTEMRLRLHKLRRTKGPTSSGET
- the LOC108863399 gene encoding probable serine/threonine-protein kinase SIS8, with the protein product MGERRDDAGPSEQGPSNQTWWPSEFVEKFDSVHLGSQEEETSDSAKDSGQDGLLSNSASNILWSTGSLSEPIPNGFYSVIPDNKLKQLFNSIPTLEDLHALGEEGLKADVILVDFQKDKKLFRQKQLITKLVGGLNSKPAAVIKKIAGLVADVYKQSTLHSPAKATQSFENCGIQLLGQIKNGSCRPRAILFKVLADTVGLQSKLVVGLSSDGAAENVDSYSHISVTVLLNSVEMLVDLMRFPGQLIPLSTKAIFMSHISAAGESDSAENDSCDSPLEPNSPMFGYSDHENAEKDENLLFHRKLEGSPIMSGPPSRNTLLRSASTLERKLSLSPSESNIANEFWRQNRRKVIADQRTAGSSPEHLSFRTRTKSMLSGDKNLAQDVTGNVATSSSKSVGGAKLETKRIRRRSISITPEIGDDIVRAVRAMNEALKQNRLSKEQCDDSSSPSSPNDRAEGPHLQKSVSGFHLDAHDQVSGGRSTLSREPLDPQKAISLPTSPQNYRGQSYERSGSSHRNISHIWDKVLGSPMFQNKPLLPYEEWNIDFSELTVGIRVGIGFFGEVFRGVWNGTDVAIKVFLEQDLTAENMEDFCNEISILSRLRHPNVILFLGACTRPPRLSLITEYMEMGSLYNLLHLSGQKKKLSWRRKLKMLRDICRGLMCIHRMGIVHRDIKSANCLLSSKLTVKICDFGLSRIMTGTTMRDAVSAGTPEWMAPELIRNEPFSEKCDIFSLGVIMWELCTLTRPWEGVPPERVVYAIAYEGARLEIPEGPLGKLIADCWTEPEQRPTCNEILSRLLDCEYSLC